CGTTTGCCCCAATTATTGAGTTTTTACCGACTTTTGCGCCGTTTAATACGGTTGAATTCATTCCAACAATTACATTGTCCTCGATCGTGCAACCGTGAACTACTGCAGCGTGCCCCACGGAAACTCCTTCTCCGATATAAACCGGATGACCTACAGAACCGTGAACGACACAGTTATCTTGTACGTTTGAATTATCTTTAATCGTTATTTTGCTAATATCTGCCCTTAATACGGCCCCGTACCAGATATTTACATTTTCACCGAGTTCAACGTCCCCTATAATCGAGGCATTTTTCGCAATTTTTACACTTTTTACCATTAAATCACCATTA
Above is a genomic segment from Methanococcus maripaludis containing:
- a CDS encoding gamma carbonic anhydrase family protein, which translates into the protein MVKSVKIAKNASIIGDVELGENVNIWYGAVLRADISKITIKDNSNVQDNCVVHGSVGHPVYIGEGVSVGHAAVVHGCTIEDNVIVGMNSTVLNGAKVGKNSIIGANALVSQNKEIPPNSLVLGVPGKVVRTLTDEEVESIRENAKRYLELSKNL